From Pseudanabaena sp. PCC 6802, one genomic window encodes:
- a CDS encoding DUF2996 domain-containing protein produces the protein MAEETTPESKVKTGEKPKAKAKAEKVKEPTIEELPFAEFVGKHYVPALAKALQAKGIGDLDLKFEQSQVQGRWFNGLRSFTIYFTNQDINAQKAFSCADGGLKPSTIEPFLIDERKATLDLLVFGVVQRLNAQKWLMAN, from the coding sequence ATGGCAGAAGAAACTACACCCGAATCTAAAGTCAAAACTGGAGAGAAGCCCAAGGCTAAGGCTAAGGCCGAAAAAGTCAAGGAGCCTACCATCGAGGAATTGCCCTTTGCCGAGTTTGTGGGGAAACACTACGTGCCTGCTCTGGCTAAAGCTTTGCAAGCCAAAGGCATTGGGGATCTAGACCTCAAGTTCGAGCAATCTCAGGTGCAAGGGCGCTGGTTTAACGGCCTGCGTTCCTTTACTATTTATTTTACCAACCAGGATATTAATGCCCAGAAAGCATTTTCCTGTGCCGATGGTGGGCTGAAGCCCAGCACGATCGAACCATTTTTGATTGACGAGCGCAAAGCCACCCTCGACTTATTGGTATTTGGTGTAGTACAGAGACTAAATGCGCAAAAATGGTTAATGGCTAACTAA
- a CDS encoding tetratricopeptide repeat protein has translation MTSNSDNTNKNLPAGGDRPSDDSAGRSPVGLHKYAQWLANLRQGGQGTDRGLWYSQGIMLMQEKRYEDALLSFDQILQLKPNFYEAWRYKGNALRKLHRYQEAIDAFDIATELKPNYCEAWSDRGMVLSELKRYEEAIASFDRALISNPKSYHVWNNRGIALSELQRYDEALTSYEQAITLKSNFYQALNNKGNVLRKLHQYEAALRAYNKALKCKANLHETWNNKGTVLSRLERYEDAIAAYTESVRLKPNYCAAWYNKGLVMARQSLYREAIACFEAVVALQPDYGDAWYQYGNVLAKLERYQDAIVCFDSAINAKPEFHEAAAAKKLALQNLRQKNI, from the coding sequence GTGACCTCAAATAGCGATAACACTAATAAAAACTTACCGGCGGGTGGCGATCGCCCCAGCGATGATAGTGCCGGACGGTCGCCTGTGGGCTTGCACAAGTACGCGCAATGGTTGGCAAATCTTCGGCAAGGCGGACAAGGCACCGATCGTGGGCTTTGGTACAGCCAGGGCATCATGCTCATGCAGGAAAAGCGCTATGAAGATGCCCTGCTGTCTTTTGACCAAATTCTCCAACTTAAGCCCAATTTCTATGAAGCATGGCGATATAAAGGCAATGCGTTACGCAAATTGCATCGCTACCAAGAAGCTATTGATGCTTTTGATATTGCCACTGAGCTTAAGCCCAATTACTGTGAAGCCTGGAGCGATCGCGGGATGGTGTTATCCGAGCTTAAGCGCTATGAGGAAGCGATCGCTTCTTTCGATCGAGCGTTGATTAGTAACCCCAAGTCCTATCATGTCTGGAATAACCGAGGTATTGCCCTGAGCGAACTGCAACGCTATGACGAAGCACTCACCTCCTACGAACAAGCAATTACGCTGAAGTCTAATTTTTATCAGGCTTTGAATAATAAGGGTAATGTCCTGCGCAAATTGCACCAGTACGAAGCAGCTTTACGCGCCTATAACAAAGCGCTTAAATGCAAAGCCAATTTGCACGAGACGTGGAACAATAAAGGCACCGTACTCAGCAGGTTAGAGCGTTACGAGGATGCGATCGCCGCCTATACGGAATCAGTGCGATTAAAACCCAATTATTGTGCAGCTTGGTATAACAAGGGACTGGTAATGGCAAGGCAATCTTTATACAGAGAGGCGATCGCTTGCTTTGAGGCGGTAGTAGCATTGCAACCAGACTATGGTGATGCCTGGTACCAATACGGTAACGTCCTGGCTAAATTAGAACGCTATCAAGACGCGATTGTTTGTTTTGATAGCGCCATTAACGCCAAGCCAGAATTTCATGAAGCCGCCGCCGCCAAAAAGCTGGCTTTGCAAAACCTGAGACAGAAAAACATCTAA
- a CDS encoding ShlB/FhaC/HecB family hemolysin secretion/activation protein, giving the protein MVTSFVCLPANSASWADSRLFPPTPSPKTGGNPDLTSQLAQATSEPLIPVKKIAIVGSTVFSDEQLQVLVAPLLNRSVTLVELQELANKVTKLYQENNYITSRAVLPADQDINDGEIVIQVIEGKLERIDIKKDESARLSEDYIRDRIAPAVTVPLNFARIEEELQLLRNDPLIAEIKANLSAGEGGGSSILEVTVKEAKLLNLGLSLDNYGNSATGIYRFGVTPQLLNLSGIGDRLAANYTRSGSADAFSFDYQLPLNPKGGTLGLSFAFDRNPAKITAINSPATIDIRADTQIYELNYRQPLVRTLREEFALSFGLAIEQSSFFVEGIPFNLQTGNSNDGGSQATILQFGQDFISRDPGGAWAFRSLFNFGIDALGATVRNDAPDGRFFAWNGQVLRVQRLGSDRDTLALLRLSAQLTGDSLLPPNRFSVGGPQSVRGYRQNQITGDSGIQGSLEFQFPVVRDNEGTSILKILPFIEAGTVWNANGETSGLSQTIVGFGTGLLWQPSRNFTIRIDYGIPLIKINNSSSPNNLQDSGLYFSLSTNL; this is encoded by the coding sequence ATGGTAACAAGTTTTGTGTGTCTGCCCGCAAACTCAGCTAGCTGGGCAGATAGCAGGCTGTTCCCCCCTACACCCTCTCCCAAGACTGGTGGTAATCCCGATCTAACTTCACAGTTAGCCCAAGCCACTTCAGAGCCGCTGATTCCGGTTAAAAAGATCGCAATTGTTGGTAGTACGGTCTTTAGCGACGAACAGCTACAAGTTTTGGTTGCTCCGCTCCTCAACCGCTCGGTTACTTTAGTCGAGCTACAAGAGCTTGCAAATAAAGTTACCAAACTCTATCAAGAGAATAACTATATTACATCCCGTGCGGTTCTGCCTGCCGACCAAGATATTAACGATGGTGAAATTGTCATCCAGGTAATTGAAGGGAAACTGGAACGCATAGATATTAAAAAGGACGAGTCAGCCAGGTTATCAGAAGACTACATTCGCGATCGCATTGCTCCAGCCGTCACCGTACCGCTCAACTTTGCCCGCATCGAAGAGGAACTCCAACTGCTGCGCAACGATCCGCTAATTGCTGAGATTAAAGCAAATCTGTCGGCGGGGGAGGGAGGAGGTAGCAGCATCCTGGAAGTAACTGTTAAAGAAGCAAAATTACTGAATCTAGGACTATCGCTCGATAATTATGGCAACTCTGCTACGGGTATATATCGTTTTGGCGTGACTCCCCAATTGCTGAATCTCTCAGGCATAGGCGATCGCCTTGCAGCTAACTACACGCGATCGGGTAGTGCGGATGCTTTTAGTTTTGATTATCAATTGCCGCTCAATCCCAAAGGCGGTACATTGGGATTGAGTTTCGCTTTTGACAGGAATCCCGCTAAGATTACGGCAATTAACTCCCCCGCAACCATAGATATCAGGGCAGATACTCAGATTTACGAACTTAACTATCGGCAGCCACTCGTGCGTACTTTGAGAGAGGAGTTTGCGCTCAGCTTCGGTTTGGCAATCGAGCAAAGCAGCTTCTTTGTCGAAGGCATACCTTTTAATTTGCAAACTGGGAACTCTAATGATGGGGGGTCTCAGGCTACAATCTTGCAATTTGGGCAGGATTTTATCAGCCGCGATCCCGGTGGAGCCTGGGCATTCCGCTCTTTATTTAACTTTGGTATCGACGCGCTCGGTGCCACTGTGAGAAACGATGCCCCAGATGGGAGATTCTTTGCTTGGAACGGACAAGTTTTGCGCGTGCAAAGACTGGGGAGCGATCGCGATACACTAGCCCTACTGAGATTAAGCGCTCAACTAACCGGAGATTCGCTGTTACCACCCAATCGTTTCAGTGTAGGTGGACCGCAGTCAGTTAGAGGGTACCGCCAGAATCAAATTACTGGCGATAGTGGCATTCAGGGATCTTTAGAATTTCAGTTTCCGGTAGTAAGGGATAACGAGGGTACGAGTATTCTAAAGATATTGCCATTTATCGAAGCTGGCACTGTATGGAATGCCAATGGAGAAACCAGTGGATTGTCTCAAACCATCGTAGGTTTTGGCACCGGATTGCTATGGCAACCCAGTCGCAATTTTACAATTCGGATTGATTATGGTATCCCTCTGATTAAAATTAATAACTCCAGTAGTCCTAACAACCTTCAAGATTCTGGTTTATACTTCTCCTTGAGTACTAATCTCTAG
- a CDS encoding NAD(P)H-quinone oxidoreductase subunit M codes for MPLKSTTRHIQVYAATVEDNELVDSESALTLDVDPDNELNWNDSALKQVYAKFEELVASYKGADLTDYNLRRIGSDLEHFVRSLLQKGEISYNLKHRALNYSLGLPQVVSAESAD; via the coding sequence ATGCCTCTAAAGTCAACTACCCGACATATTCAGGTTTATGCTGCTACCGTGGAGGACAATGAGCTAGTCGATAGTGAGTCCGCATTGACCTTAGACGTTGACCCCGATAACGAACTGAACTGGAACGATAGCGCCCTCAAGCAGGTCTATGCCAAGTTTGAGGAATTAGTAGCTAGCTATAAGGGTGCGGATCTGACGGACTATAACCTCCGCCGCATTGGTTCAGATCTGGAGCATTTCGTGCGATCGCTCCTGCAAAAAGGCGAAATCTCCTACAATCTCAAACATCGTGCTTTGAACTACAGTTTGGGACTACCCCAGGTCGTCTCGGCAGAGTCGGCGGATTAA
- a CDS encoding thioredoxin family protein, whose product MEINAYAPDFELPSTTGDVVHLTPYLEKYSAVVVVFMCNHCPYVKAYLERLKDIQNDYQDKGVTLIGINANDERKYPEDSFEKMKTYGQEWGLNFPYLRDRTQDVAHAFGASCTPEPFVIDRQGILRYRGQIDDNYRDPSAVTSRDLRDAIDCVLRGETVTKPIEPAIGCSVKWSA is encoded by the coding sequence ATGGAAATTAATGCCTACGCTCCAGATTTTGAGTTGCCCAGTACCACAGGTGATGTAGTCCACTTAACTCCTTACCTGGAGAAGTATAGTGCAGTAGTTGTCGTCTTTATGTGCAATCACTGCCCCTATGTTAAAGCTTATCTAGAACGCTTAAAAGATATTCAAAACGACTACCAGGACAAAGGCGTTACTTTAATTGGGATCAATGCCAATGACGAGCGCAAATATCCTGAGGATAGCTTCGAGAAGATGAAAACCTATGGCCAGGAGTGGGGCTTAAATTTCCCCTACCTGCGCGATCGCACTCAGGATGTGGCCCATGCCTTTGGTGCTTCCTGCACGCCCGAACCCTTTGTCATCGATCGACAAGGCATTCTGCGCTACCGAGGTCAAATTGATGACAACTATCGCGATCCCAGTGCAGTTACCAGTCGCGATCTGCGCGATGCGATCGACTGCGTATTGCGCGGCGAAACCGTGACCAAGCCCATAGAACCAGCAATTGGCTGTTCGGTCAAGTGGAGCGCTTAA
- a CDS encoding CPBP family intramembrane glutamic endopeptidase has protein sequence MKRFILSILTFLVAFFVVQTLADSWSIPQEMSGLDLFQTDLELQALELQTGTNDAALKSLLLGGEGTQKATERALKNYQEARKNNLRVIATLADRTDRRDPAIANAIQQKLRNIQDRNQQLDLRIGILQTQLGQRTEAIATWETVTACQGDTISICVEATPTRWTMTARILQGLWSEPTAIFPDAEAQIRQTLDGWFRDRALEQLYQSQQRQESILELRDREQIAAVEAVSRLAIASSILIIGGILGIIVWLFLGVQRLFFADKSPFSPKSPPQAWTVTWPSETTWEVMILWSTGFIAISKILLPLTLQQLGIIPNESWSYRDQALAVLLPYVIYMAPMLPILAVSLKPFAPLAKPWFQIKFWPLTWLRDAILGYLAAVPLVFLVSLLSRQLLQGNGGGNPLLPILVESQDSIAKLILWSTVAIAAPFFEEILFRGFLMPSLTKIVPFWSAIAISGFLFAVAHLNLADLMPLTVLGTILGFVYARSGNLLAPMFLHALWNSGSFLALVALGGK, from the coding sequence TTGAAGCGCTTTATTCTGAGCATCTTAACTTTTCTGGTTGCATTTTTTGTGGTGCAGACGCTGGCAGATAGCTGGAGTATTCCACAGGAGATGTCCGGTCTCGATCTGTTTCAAACTGACTTAGAATTACAGGCTTTGGAGCTGCAAACTGGCACGAATGATGCAGCTTTGAAGTCTTTACTTTTGGGAGGCGAGGGCACCCAAAAAGCAACCGAACGAGCCCTGAAGAACTACCAGGAAGCTCGCAAGAATAATTTAAGAGTAATTGCCACGCTTGCCGATCGCACCGACCGACGCGACCCTGCCATCGCCAATGCGATTCAACAAAAACTCCGCAATATTCAAGACCGCAATCAACAGTTAGATTTACGCATAGGCATACTTCAGACCCAGTTGGGTCAGCGGACTGAGGCGATCGCCACATGGGAGACTGTAACTGCCTGCCAGGGCGACACGATCTCGATCTGCGTAGAGGCAACACCTACGCGCTGGACGATGACCGCCAGGATATTGCAAGGTCTGTGGTCGGAGCCAACCGCAATTTTCCCCGATGCCGAAGCGCAAATCCGTCAAACCCTGGATGGCTGGTTTCGCGATCGCGCCCTGGAACAGTTATATCAATCGCAACAACGACAGGAAAGCATACTTGAACTGAGGGATCGAGAACAAATTGCTGCCGTAGAAGCGGTTTCTCGCTTAGCAATTGCTAGTTCTATCCTCATTATTGGAGGGATCCTCGGCATTATAGTCTGGCTGTTTTTGGGCGTGCAGCGGTTGTTTTTCGCCGATAAATCTCCCTTCAGTCCCAAATCTCCGCCTCAAGCATGGACAGTGACTTGGCCCTCAGAAACCACTTGGGAAGTCATGATTCTGTGGAGCACGGGGTTTATTGCGATCTCTAAAATATTATTGCCACTTACCTTACAACAGCTAGGCATTATTCCTAATGAGAGTTGGAGCTACAGGGATCAGGCTCTAGCCGTATTACTGCCCTACGTCATCTACATGGCACCCATGCTGCCTATCCTCGCGGTTTCACTTAAGCCTTTTGCCCCCTTAGCCAAACCCTGGTTCCAGATAAAATTCTGGCCGCTAACCTGGCTCAGAGACGCGATCTTGGGTTACTTAGCTGCCGTGCCTTTGGTATTTCTGGTTTCCTTGTTGAGTCGGCAGTTATTGCAGGGCAATGGTGGTGGCAATCCATTACTGCCGATTTTGGTGGAAAGCCAGGATAGCATTGCTAAGTTAATCTTGTGGTCAACTGTTGCGATCGCGGCTCCCTTTTTTGAGGAAATTCTGTTTCGCGGCTTCCTGATGCCGTCTTTAACTAAAATCGTGCCATTCTGGTCGGCGATCGCCATTAGCGGCTTCTTATTTGCCGTAGCCCACCTCAACCTGGCCGATCTAATGCCGCTGACCGTATTGGGAACGATCTTAGGGTTTGTGTACGCGCGATCGGGCAATTTACTCGCCCCCATGTTTCTCCATGCCCTCTGGAATAGCGGTAGTTTTCTGGCTTTAGTGGCGCTGGGCGGTAAGTAG
- a CDS encoding CIA30 family protein codes for MAQQNSNRWDLGRFLRTLCYFEAIPGLGTSNPVYRLFQFARADNRSGSSMGEQSISNPHPEVPTDRSTSRVVFDFSQISEDISEIWGALDDVVMGGVSESGIRLVDGIAVFSGNVSTNNSGGFASVRTRNFEMPINLAGYDGIELRVKGDGQRYKFMLRTSTKWDGVAYCYSFDTLDRNWIDVCIPFTSFVPVFRARTVSDAPPLELQNIYALQLMLSKFEYDGDLNPKFRAGLFELQVQSIKAYGKSMLIS; via the coding sequence ATGGCACAGCAAAACTCCAATCGCTGGGACTTGGGACGCTTCCTCAGAACTCTGTGTTACTTTGAAGCTATTCCTGGGTTAGGGACATCCAATCCAGTTTACAGATTATTTCAGTTCGCTCGTGCGGACAATCGATCGGGCAGTTCAATGGGCGAGCAAAGCATCTCTAATCCTCATCCAGAGGTACCTACAGATCGCTCGACATCAAGAGTGGTGTTTGACTTCAGCCAAATATCAGAAGATATAAGCGAGATCTGGGGCGCGCTCGACGATGTCGTGATGGGTGGTGTGAGTGAGAGCGGGATTAGACTTGTCGATGGAATTGCGGTATTCTCTGGCAATGTATCGACGAATAACTCGGGCGGATTTGCTTCCGTTCGCACTCGTAACTTCGAGATGCCCATTAATTTAGCAGGCTATGATGGCATTGAACTGAGGGTTAAGGGTGATGGGCAGCGTTATAAGTTCATGCTGCGTACCTCAACCAAATGGGATGGTGTTGCTTACTGCTATTCATTTGATACACTCGATCGCAACTGGATTGATGTCTGCATTCCTTTTACGTCGTTCGTACCTGTATTTCGAGCGCGGACGGTCAGCGATGCTCCCCCCTTGGAGCTACAAAACATCTATGCTCTGCAACTCATGCTCAGTAAATTTGAGTACGATGGCGATCTCAACCCTAAATTTAGGGCAGGGTTATTTGAGTTGCAGGTGCAGTCAATTAAGGCTTACGGTAAGTCTATGCTAATATCCTGA
- a CDS encoding FG-GAP-like repeat-containing protein gives MDAFSYTGEINLPSSLGGWQIAGIADFNRDGNADLVMYNPAQSSTKIALMNRGTVLQEVNLPSTPGWKPVATGDFNKDNKVDIVATQTNGSGNRVWYMNGTTYSRFVDLPTWAGSNAVAAGDFNKDGNADVAIYNRDGQWSGIWLMRGTQQIGWQDRSNLNGLIPVAAADLSRDGTPDLILYNPTDSTSRVDITNSGSPIVVLPTLPNTKPVGAGDFNRDGQIDLVTNNVVSGANVANLLTKTTVNSGTWVLKYREDFSTDVSWPEWNRYSGVPSTSDIDSWNKPANATVANGFLQLTIKPEVNGDKHYSAAGIDTGFGYKQEYGKWSVRAKAPAGIGVGGYVGLYAEDAQGNPVWPPEIVFMEVQGKDPKNNVMTVWTQGSSGPQYDATTYVGSDFTTAFHTYTVEYEPGSIRWYVDGQLRKTATPSAIPPNLKWKIAIGTGVGAPGNTFIGSPDAKTKFPTTMQVDWVEIYQRA, from the coding sequence ATGGATGCATTTAGTTACACGGGGGAAATTAATTTACCTTCATCGCTCGGGGGATGGCAAATTGCCGGGATTGCCGACTTTAATCGCGACGGCAACGCCGACCTGGTGATGTATAACCCAGCACAAAGCAGTACGAAAATTGCCTTGATGAATCGCGGTACGGTGCTGCAAGAAGTTAATTTGCCCAGTACTCCTGGCTGGAAACCAGTGGCAACCGGCGACTTCAATAAAGATAATAAGGTCGATATCGTGGCAACGCAAACCAATGGCAGTGGTAATCGCGTTTGGTACATGAATGGAACGACCTACTCTCGTTTTGTCGATTTGCCAACCTGGGCAGGCTCTAATGCTGTAGCGGCTGGAGACTTCAACAAAGATGGTAACGCGGATGTCGCGATCTACAACCGTGATGGTCAATGGAGTGGCATCTGGTTGATGCGCGGCACGCAGCAGATTGGTTGGCAAGATCGATCGAATCTGAATGGATTAATCCCTGTTGCTGCCGCCGATTTGAGTAGAGATGGAACTCCAGATTTGATTCTCTATAATCCTACAGATAGCACAAGTCGAGTTGACATCACTAATAGCGGCTCTCCAATCGTAGTACTCCCAACGCTCCCCAATACAAAACCTGTGGGTGCTGGAGACTTTAATCGAGATGGACAGATCGATCTCGTAACTAATAACGTGGTTTCGGGGGCGAACGTGGCGAACCTCTTGACTAAAACAACAGTCAATTCTGGAACTTGGGTATTAAAGTATCGAGAAGACTTTTCCACAGATGTGAGTTGGCCAGAATGGAATCGCTACAGCGGCGTTCCCAGTACGTCAGATATTGATTCATGGAACAAGCCAGCCAATGCTACTGTTGCTAACGGATTTCTGCAACTTACGATTAAGCCCGAGGTGAATGGGGATAAGCATTATTCCGCCGCAGGTATCGATACTGGCTTCGGCTATAAGCAGGAATACGGTAAGTGGTCCGTAAGAGCTAAAGCCCCAGCCGGAATAGGAGTAGGTGGATATGTGGGACTTTATGCTGAAGATGCCCAAGGTAATCCGGTATGGCCGCCAGAAATTGTATTTATGGAAGTACAGGGCAAAGACCCCAAAAATAACGTGATGACAGTGTGGACGCAGGGAAGTTCTGGTCCCCAATATGATGCCACTACATATGTTGGCAGTGACTTTACTACCGCCTTCCATACATACACGGTTGAATACGAACCTGGTTCTATTCGTTGGTATGTTGACGGGCAATTGCGCAAAACCGCAACCCCTTCTGCTATTCCACCCAATCTCAAATGGAAGATCGCGATCGGTACTGGTGTGGGTGCTCCTGGTAATACCTTCATAGGTTCGCCCGATGCTAAAACTAAATTCCCCACGACAATGCAAGTAGACTGGGTTGAGATTTATCAAAGAGCTTAG
- a CDS encoding energy-coupling factor ABC transporter ATP-binding protein has protein sequence MATNLPVATSAIAVQDLTFAWNSGEVVLDECTLSVPKGEFWMLLGTNGSGKSTLLKLLAGLLVPASGHIEIERPVGFVFQNPDHQLVMPTVGADVAFGLVAENLSYLNTQIRVDRALSAVNLDNFQRRPIYALSGGQKQRVAIAGAIARHSEVLLLDEPTALLDGDSQIDLVAAVRSLVKEKSLTALWVTHRLNELDYADGAFLLQDGKVIDQGDPMRLKSLLEDGG, from the coding sequence ATGGCTACCAATCTCCCAGTAGCAACAAGTGCGATCGCGGTGCAAGATTTAACTTTTGCCTGGAATTCAGGCGAGGTTGTCCTGGACGAGTGTACGCTCAGCGTTCCCAAAGGTGAGTTCTGGATGCTACTGGGGACTAATGGTAGCGGGAAGTCAACTCTTTTAAAACTATTGGCAGGCCTGCTAGTTCCTGCGTCAGGCCATATCGAGATCGAGCGACCCGTGGGTTTTGTATTTCAGAACCCCGATCACCAGTTGGTAATGCCTACAGTTGGAGCGGATGTGGCATTTGGCTTAGTGGCAGAAAATCTCTCTTACCTCAATACCCAAATACGCGTGGATCGGGCACTTAGTGCTGTTAACCTGGATAACTTTCAACGCCGCCCCATCTATGCGCTCAGCGGCGGGCAAAAGCAACGGGTAGCGATCGCCGGAGCGATCGCTCGACATTCCGAAGTATTGCTCTTAGACGAACCAACTGCGCTACTTGACGGCGACAGCCAGATCGACTTAGTTGCCGCTGTCCGTAGCTTAGTCAAAGAAAAATCCCTCACAGCATTATGGGTAACCCATCGACTTAACGAATTAGACTATGCCGACGGAGCCTTCCTTTTGCAAGACGGGAAAGTAATCGACCAGGGCGATCCGATGCGTCTGAAGAGTTTATTGGAGGATGGAGGTTAG
- a CDS encoding DUF427 domain-containing protein: protein MFDRPQPIPPQPGQESVWDYPRPPRLEASPKHIRVIFNDVAIADTRNARRVLETSHPPVYYIPPEDIKMEYLERSRNSSFCEWKGLAGYYSISVNGQQCQNAAWFYPNPTPAFAAIRDCVAFYPHLMDACYVDGEKVEPQPGGFYGGWITKDIVGPFKGEPGTMGW from the coding sequence ATGTTCGATCGTCCTCAGCCTATTCCCCCACAGCCCGGTCAAGAGTCAGTGTGGGATTATCCCCGTCCGCCTCGCCTGGAGGCTTCGCCTAAGCATATCCGCGTCATATTTAACGACGTGGCGATCGCCGATACGCGCAATGCCAGACGAGTACTGGAAACCAGCCATCCCCCCGTCTACTACATCCCGCCAGAGGATATCAAGATGGAATATTTGGAGCGATCGCGGAACTCTAGTTTCTGCGAGTGGAAAGGATTAGCAGGCTACTATTCTATTTCCGTCAACGGTCAGCAATGCCAAAATGCTGCCTGGTTTTATCCCAACCCAACCCCTGCTTTTGCCGCCATTAGAGACTGCGTGGCTTTTTACCCGCATCTGATGGATGCTTGCTATGTTGATGGCGAGAAAGTAGAACCGCAGCCAGGTGGATTTTACGGCGGCTGGATTACTAAAGATATTGTAGGTCCCTTTAAGGGCGAGCCAGGGACAATGGGCTGGTAG
- a CDS encoding serine/threonine protein kinase gives MAAKVLDGRYKLIKVLGVGGFGRTYVARDMRRPGSPICVVKQLKPASDDPTFIREARRLFNTEAETLEKLGKHDRIPQLLAYFEEENQFFLVQEFIEGKSLYEEMKPLKLEEAEPEDTPKGNASNANSSSTPQQERQLSEPEVLAMLQDTLHVLEFVHAEGVIHRDIKPENLIRRKSDGKLVLIDFGAVKALQEPGSKLETSTNGESRFTVTIGTPGYMPSEQCAGRPNFSSDIYAVGMLAIKALTGFSPTDLPTDPDTGELVWRDRTKVSNGLAMVLTRMVRYHYNQRYQSVKEVQQALSAFTITEEQKQKDKDAAGSSAMVKASATSQAGGMAAARTTKPQPRSNTSSGLLLGVLLLVVGVTAFTVPLLLRPQKSSITTTPAPTIGANTPNPQASPTPNPQATPNSQASPTASPGSTTQTPSFSQSLTLKVSEEKLEEGSLKADLIKSYTFDAKEGQELKTELTGEHITMSVVGPDKEYLATQTLSWSGKLRFNGTYQIQLKASKDNPESNYKLKVLLTEPDAPPTRTIEITPTASPTATPAPSPTSN, from the coding sequence ATGGCGGCAAAAGTATTAGATGGCAGATATAAACTGATCAAAGTATTGGGTGTGGGGGGATTCGGTCGCACCTATGTTGCCCGCGATATGCGCCGTCCGGGGTCGCCTATCTGCGTGGTCAAGCAACTCAAGCCCGCCAGCGACGATCCGACCTTTATTCGAGAAGCCAGGCGATTATTTAATACAGAGGCGGAAACCTTAGAAAAACTGGGCAAGCACGATCGCATTCCCCAGTTATTGGCATATTTTGAGGAAGAAAATCAGTTTTTCCTGGTACAGGAATTTATTGAAGGTAAGTCGCTGTACGAGGAGATGAAGCCGCTGAAATTGGAGGAAGCAGAACCAGAAGATACTCCTAAAGGTAATGCCAGTAATGCCAATAGTAGTTCGACACCGCAACAGGAGCGACAGCTATCCGAGCCGGAAGTGCTTGCCATGCTCCAGGACACATTGCACGTTCTGGAGTTCGTCCATGCTGAAGGGGTAATCCACCGCGACATTAAGCCAGAAAATCTGATTCGGCGTAAAAGCGATGGCAAGTTAGTCCTGATCGACTTTGGGGCGGTGAAAGCCCTGCAAGAACCTGGCTCGAAACTAGAAACATCAACAAATGGAGAATCGCGGTTTACCGTCACGATCGGTACGCCTGGCTACATGCCCAGCGAGCAGTGCGCGGGCAGGCCCAACTTTAGTAGCGATATCTATGCAGTTGGCATGTTGGCAATCAAGGCGTTAACTGGATTTAGCCCTACTGACTTACCCACAGATCCCGATACAGGCGAGCTAGTTTGGCGCGATCGCACTAAGGTGAGCAATGGCCTGGCGATGGTACTGACGCGCATGGTGCGCTACCACTACAACCAGCGCTATCAATCGGTTAAGGAAGTACAACAGGCTCTATCTGCGTTTACGATTACAGAAGAACAAAAACAAAAGGATAAGGATGCGGCTGGTTCCTCTGCGATGGTGAAAGCGTCTGCCACTTCGCAGGCTGGCGGTATGGCAGCGGCCAGGACGACCAAACCTCAACCGCGATCGAATACAAGCTCTGGTTTATTACTAGGTGTTTTACTACTCGTGGTAGGCGTTACCGCGTTTACAGTTCCCCTCCTCCTCAGACCGCAGAAGTCTAGTATCACCACCACACCAGCCCCTACCATCGGAGCAAACACCCCCAACCCCCAAGCCAGTCCAACCCCCAACCCCCAAGCAACCCCCAATTCCCAAGCCAGCCCAACTGCCTCTCCAGGCAGTACCACACAGACACCCTCCTTTAGCCAGAGCTTGACCCTAAAAGTCAGCGAGGAAAAACTAGAAGAAGGCAGTCTGAAAGCCGATCTGATTAAAAGCTATACCTTCGATGCCAAGGAAGGTCAGGAGCTAAAAACAGAATTGACAGGCGAACATATCACCATGAGTGTAGTTGGCCCAGATAAGGAATATTTAGCGACTCAAACTTTGTCCTGGAGCGGTAAGTTACGCTTTAACGGGACTTACCAGATTCAGTTAAAAGCCAGTAAAGATAATCCTGAAAGCAACTACAAGCTAAAAGTACTGTTGACCGAGCCAGACGCACCGCCAACGCGCACGATCGAAATTACGCCTACCGCTAGTCCGACCGCAACTCCTGCGCCTAGTCCGACAAGCAATTAG